The following proteins are co-located in the Sporosarcina pasteurii genome:
- the rapZ gene encoding RNase adapter RapZ, which produces MKNYNDDVELVIITGMSGAGKTVAMQSFEDLGFYCIDNLPPELLVTFLDLMMKSENKMRRIAAVMDTRGGDLFDSLIGALDELSRTNGVSWRILFLDADDETLVRRYKESRRSHPLAEGGLPLTGIQKERELLSELRGHARSIYNTSNLLPRKLREKIIEEFSTKQDTIFTVNFISFGFKHGMPIDADVVFDIRFLPNPFYIEDLRPKTGLQSEVSEYVLKWGETKQLIEKLTDLFKFLIPQYKNEGKSQVVIAFGCTGGQHRSVTFAEHFGKYFQEEYKTLITHRDIQLRKG; this is translated from the coding sequence GTGAAAAATTATAACGATGATGTAGAATTGGTCATTATTACTGGGATGTCGGGTGCAGGAAAAACAGTTGCGATGCAAAGTTTTGAAGATTTAGGATTTTATTGTATTGACAATTTACCTCCCGAGTTACTTGTAACATTTCTAGACTTAATGATGAAATCTGAAAATAAAATGAGGCGGATTGCAGCTGTTATGGATACACGCGGCGGAGATTTATTTGACTCGCTCATTGGTGCACTCGATGAATTAAGCCGAACGAACGGTGTATCTTGGCGTATTTTATTTTTAGATGCCGATGACGAAACGCTTGTCAGACGTTATAAAGAAAGTAGACGTTCTCATCCACTTGCAGAAGGTGGACTTCCACTTACGGGTATACAAAAAGAACGTGAACTTTTATCAGAATTACGCGGACATGCGCGTTCAATTTACAATACATCTAATTTACTCCCACGAAAATTACGCGAAAAAATCATTGAGGAATTTTCTACCAAGCAAGATACTATATTCACTGTGAACTTTATATCATTCGGATTTAAACATGGCATGCCGATTGATGCAGACGTTGTTTTTGACATACGCTTCCTACCTAACCCATTTTATATTGAAGATTTGAGACCGAAAACTGGATTACAAAGCGAGGTTTCTGAATACGTATTAAAATGGGGCGAAACAAAACAGCTTATCGAAAAGTTGACAGATTTATTCAAGTTTCTCATTCCTCAATATAAAAACGAAGGTAAGTCACAAGTTGTCATTGCATTTGGTTGTACAGGAGGCCAGCACCGTTCTGTGACATTTGCTGAACACTTCGGGAAATATTTCCAAGAAGAATATAAAACGCTTATTACGCACCGTGATATTCAGTTGAGAAAGGGCTAA
- a CDS encoding 8-oxo-dGTP diphosphatase — protein sequence MQRIANLLVLKDNHVLLLKKPRRGWYVAPGGKVDPGESIYEAAVREFTEETGTTPVNPHLKGTYTMVIKDEKEQMVKDEWMLFTFIAYDLSGTPFKTTIEGELEWHPVESLKTLPMAEGDRTNLLFAVSNEGMQYGTFTYTEQFQLLKETIQNSEEG from the coding sequence ATGCAACGAATCGCAAATTTATTAGTGTTAAAAGATAATCATGTTTTATTGTTAAAAAAACCACGCCGAGGATGGTATGTGGCACCAGGTGGAAAAGTAGACCCAGGTGAATCGATATATGAAGCTGCTGTGAGGGAATTTACAGAGGAAACAGGAACGACGCCAGTCAATCCTCATTTAAAAGGAACTTACACAATGGTCATTAAGGATGAGAAAGAGCAGATGGTAAAAGATGAGTGGATGCTTTTTACGTTTATTGCATATGATTTATCAGGCACACCGTTTAAAACTACGATAGAAGGTGAATTGGAATGGCATCCTGTGGAAAGTTTAAAAACCCTTCCAATGGCTGAAGGCGATCGAACAAACTTATTGTTTGCTGTTTCAAACGAAGGCATGCAGTACGGAACGTTTACGTACACAGAGCAATTTCAATTATTAAAAGAGACCATTCAAAACTCCGAGGAAGGATGA
- the trxB gene encoding thioredoxin-disulfide reductase: protein MTTEKVYDVIIVGAGPAGLTAAVYTSRANLSTLMIERGAPGGQMATTEDIENYPGFDHILGPDLSVKMFEHARKFGAEYAFGDVSDVQDGEDYKTIFVGEQQYKARTIIITTGAEYRKIGIPGEEELTGSGVSYCAVCDGAFFRDKEIIVVGGGDSAVEEGAYLTRFAKKVTIIHRRDELRAQKILQERAFANEKMDFIWNTTVKEVNGKDGKIDSVTLVSTEDGSEREFKTEGMFVYVGLDPLTAPFKHLGILDENGYIQTNDIMETKVPGIYAAGDVREKLLRQIVTATGDGSIAAQAVQQYIEKLNDQSTIEA, encoded by the coding sequence GGCCCTGCTGGTTTAACAGCGGCAGTTTATACTTCGCGTGCAAACCTTTCGACATTAATGATTGAAAGAGGCGCGCCAGGTGGGCAAATGGCAACGACTGAAGATATTGAAAACTATCCAGGATTTGATCATATACTCGGTCCAGATTTATCTGTTAAAATGTTTGAGCACGCACGTAAATTTGGTGCAGAATACGCTTTTGGTGATGTCTCGGATGTCCAAGACGGCGAAGACTATAAAACAATTTTCGTAGGAGAACAGCAGTATAAAGCACGTACAATCATTATTACTACGGGTGCAGAATATAGAAAAATCGGCATTCCAGGTGAAGAAGAACTTACAGGAAGCGGCGTAAGTTACTGTGCAGTATGTGACGGTGCATTTTTCCGAGACAAGGAAATTATTGTTGTTGGCGGAGGGGACTCAGCAGTTGAAGAAGGCGCTTATTTAACGCGCTTCGCGAAAAAGGTTACGATTATTCACCGTCGTGACGAGCTGCGTGCACAAAAAATCCTTCAGGAACGTGCTTTTGCGAATGAAAAAATGGACTTCATTTGGAATACGACTGTTAAAGAAGTCAATGGAAAAGATGGGAAAATTGACTCGGTTACACTTGTCTCCACTGAAGATGGTTCAGAGCGAGAGTTTAAAACAGAAGGTATGTTTGTCTATGTCGGACTAGATCCGCTGACAGCTCCGTTTAAACATTTGGGTATTCTCGATGAAAATGGGTATATCCAGACGAATGACATTATGGAAACAAAAGTGCCAGGCATTTATGCGGCAGGAGATGTTCGTGAAAAATTACTACGACAAATCGTTACTGCAACAGGCGATGGCAGTATTGCAGCGCAGGCCGTTCAACAATACATTGAAAAACTAAATGATCAATCTACAATTGAAGCTTAA